The following are encoded together in the bacterium genome:
- a CDS encoding helix-turn-helix domain-containing protein yields the protein MLEVIRESEYSPEKYGAAKRLSEKSGIAYSTIRSWFDRESRPNVEEAARIAVAMGVSLDYLITGQEYWAELQNGRVRRLCRRLGALSDHDIETIEMLVDRCFARMNANPERGAEATRA from the coding sequence ATGCTGGAGGTCATTCGCGAGAGTGAGTACAGCCCAGAGAAGTACGGCGCGGCCAAGCGGCTCTCCGAGAAGTCGGGGATCGCGTACAGCACCATCCGATCCTGGTTCGATCGCGAGAGCAGGCCAAACGTGGAAGAGGCCGCCAGGATCGCAGTGGCAATGGGCGTATCGCTCGACTACCTGATCACCGGCCAGGAATACTGGGCCGAGTTGCAGAACGGCAGGGTCAGGCGGCTCTGCCGGCGCCTTGGGGCGCTCTCAGACCACGACATTGAGACCATTGAGATGTTGGTCGACCGATGCTTCGCCAGGATGAACGCCAACCCAGAGAGAGGTGCCGAAGCGACCAGGGCATGA